attgccctattttccctataaatagagtcattcttctatcattctaggatccaagttttatgcatctaatctatactcatttttatcaagcattttagtctctctttgaatagaaataatctaataagcattttagaagtatttctctttatcataataatcatattaagctagtgtatcatgttaggatagttcttttactagtCCTTTCATCCTATCATCATATACATGttattttaattcatatttgttaatatcatgcacatttaggattgtaTTCATGTTAGATttatcaaacatccctcattctcatgattgtcatccctaagtcactttgctcagtgatctgagagcaaaggcattggcttgaggggtcttgtgagatagagaacaatggaacatcccttgggaagttgagttattccatatagctccataacttgcaccaagagtcccattggtgtgtggacaagtcctgaTTTCGTATTATTCGTTTCATCCccccacttttcctgcacacaatAATTACGTTTAACTCATACTTGTATTTGGGAAGTACCTTTTTATAAAAATTGTCCTTTGAATAAGAGGTGGTGTATTAGGAACTTTTAGTATGGAATTTATATATCCATAATACTTTCTCAATTAGTTTCATGTCTATTTTGAGTGGTTTTATTATACTTGTTATAATTATTCCAAACCAACAGATCTATAGTTGTTTAACATAAGCTGCATTGTGAGCCCAAATTAtataggtcccaagatcaatttcacATCCAGAAAATAAGATATTTAAATAAGTTAAAAGATCTTAGTATCAAACATGGGGACATGTCAAATTTTACAAGGGGGAGACAACCTTCAAAATTGTATTTATGTTTGAATAGATAAGTATTAGTgaattaaaatttaaattcaaatgtcATAATTGCTTAAACCAAAATAAAGGTTAGAAATATTTTCTATGAAGTGTTTTTCTGGGTggtcataatattttttttttcctttatctattgtactttgttattggacttgatcaacccaataacttTGTACATGTTATATAAAGTATTatatttaaaagataattatgAGTCCATGTGATGTGTGTTGAAAGATGTTTTGATTACCTATAAATCAATTGAAATTGGCAAAAgaaaagaggatattcatgtagtctgaAATGCATAAATATCATCTTGGAATATAGATGACTGTTTGCGTAGTATAGAATGTGAACacgaaaaaatattttttttaaagtacacacacatatatagttaTCGTCATAATTGTAATTGAAAAAGAATGATTATAGTGAAGCTGCTTGTGAAATTAAaatcaaggaaaaaaaaaaaaaaaagtagatctatgaattaaaataagaaaagaatttagatgaaataaaataaaatagaaacattATGAAGTATAAATATTCAATGTTGGAATCTTCAATAATTGATTATGTATTTGTTTGTGATGTAGATATATTTCATGCTACTAAGGACAACAGCTAAATTATAGGGGGGAAATTGTTTTGTGACTATTTCTCCAAGAGAAGATAAAGTAATGAGATAACCCTTTTAGAATGAAaaagggagataaaaataaaggatattataatcctttggtttaaataaatgttaataaaTAATGTTTATGACAAACTCTCTTAAGAGAGaggaataattataattattaaaggaTAACTAAAGGTGACATTttcgaaagggtgtgatggtttggaaactaCCCTTCAAAAGGTTATATAAGTTCTTTATGTGAGACTTGGAAGAgggcatggagatcactcaaggaagaagaaggtggcttggtgggGCTATGAGCATGGGAGGAAATGTAGGAATTCAGAGGGCACAAAGGAATGAAGGTTAAGGTCATTGGTTggcatgggcattggagaaggggaacacaatgtgtccaactcggggtataGTGTACACTCGAGAGTGTCCTAGCCAGGGTTGTGtctatttcatgtcgtgaaggcatgcaaGGTTTTGTGTAAGAACATGTCCTCCTAGAGTGCTTGCTTGTCGTAAAAGAGCCTAGACCTATGACTATTCCTTTGAATCCTAGATAATATGGTTGCTTCTATGTAAGAACTAGTTCCTTTGAGAAGTGCACCCTAGCAATAAGGGCCAATACCACCAGAACTTCCTTGAAGTGAGAGTGACCTTTCCAAGCCTCATGATATAGATAAGTACTTGAAACCCTTGATGATAAAGGATAATGAGaattgaatgattttgatgataatatgTGGCTATGTTATTCCATCTATTGTATTATCAGTTGACTTTATAATTATTGTCAAATTATTGCATTGGTTATTCACATCTAATTTAGTCTTATTACATTGATCTTAACATTAGTATTTTATCTATTATTTTTGTTGCAATTACTTAAGTAAGTCTAGGTTAAAAGTGTCATTACATATAATAAATCTAATGTGGTGATTAATATCTCTAATGGTTTCTCTTGTCCCACTATTGTTTCTATTACTCTTGCCGTTAAGGTTTGTACTAAGTGCTTAGATTGAATTTTCGCTATAATTCCTACAtcggatcaattttgtgtgaagttgggacatctttggctctcttccatgaaagtgatcccttctactatccataagtgtttgaaattccctcttaatgacaaaatcatagcatataccaacccatggtgaggcgtggagatgttaatcttgattacttttgatctaaacaatttgaacctcttaaacccgtagtgatgctctttttcaatcctatcaaaagtggaaaaatgagataatcatatctttgagtaagcctagagatcttAAACCCAATCCTCTTCTTCATGATAGACCTATTCCACCTAcccatgatggacctagtcttcttCCTATGCTTTCTATTACTTGTTTATATGTTGTGATTCCACCTCCTACATCTCACAAAGGGAAGCGCTCgacatctcctatctttcaacctaaaaaaccttctCTCGTGCATCCTTtcttaaaggaagagaagaagcctatgcctattgatcctaaaccttcacaaccatcAGCTAAAACTAAAGGAAATTGTTGCACGAGAAAACGTCGATGAAGACGTCATGCTAAGGCTCGTGAATTTGCTTCTCAACCCACTTCCTCCCCGAAGACTCCAAATGTTGATAtgatcccatttgtccagccttcgcctaaccctagggaggaagttcaacttaaatctccaagacataaaatgcttaagaaaaatgataattaatgttctattccaattaaagatcctatttttataaatcttgatgaagagatgaatgaaatgatattcatgctaatgattccaatgatgaatatgaatatgttgatgttgacaatggttTATCTAAACAATTTCCACAAGCATTAATCCTAACTCCTAGTAATATACAAAGTGATTCAtgcattagagcatggtccttgtttggaacttgtggtagctccatctactgtgcttgaAGTTGCTCCTCTtacatattgtccaccttcccaaaacaatgttgagaaagattgagaggtgtatgacttgcttgattagcttcatttgtgtcgtagattctctatctctctcctctcttgcatgtttgtaaccttcttctatttgtttctcaattttttatttgttgtccctagtgttgtctatttgaggatgatgcaaagtgttgacatctcttttggtctctcccatgttgactcaaaagacacatgtgcccttcttccattgtggttctactttatttgggggatgaggacaattcaatgcaaatatatacatgatatacattatttatcataaaagcATATTGGACCTGgagttaagtagaacccttttgtgttttgtgatcattatcctttgatttttccttccttgggggcatctcattgtgatagcgttcttgtcttttggatgcatgtatactaccttaaagcaattgctcccatTATGGCATACGCagtcactttaatgtgggggcatacactctgctcaaattttctctctttgcatatcttaatactcaagttactttacaaacttagtcttttgctttgtaattttggtaaattttcttctcatgactcatggtaagtgaaccttactaagcttgtagtcatggttctctttctctttttcttataatgtcccttttatcttgatgattGAAGTAGTGAGATACCTAAAGtacactgggggcttggtgtatcttgcctctttagCATATTGGTGAAAGATTTTCCAATGTGAACCTTTATACTTTACCGAGAGtgtgcttagtctcatactcctgttaaagtgggggctaaatgtaacatcctaaattatactcccttacaattttattCTCATTTCAGCCCTTGCCTTGGCGTTTGTGTCTCAAGGTCTGATTGGAGACTTGATTCTGCTCATACCATGCATATTTGTCATGTTTTTAATCCTGCACTTCATTTCCCCTCAATTTTTGGTGCTTGATTGGTCAAGACCAGGATGCCCAGTGCCCTCGTCCCCTCAATTTTTGGTGCTTGATTGGTCAAGACTAGGATGCCCAGTGCCCTCGTCCTCCCAATTAAGACCCATTTTTGGACCCCTTAACAGTCACAACATTTGAGCGGGAATCTTGACCCCGTGTCAGGTCATgttagaaaattaagttgtttttcaatgGTCAAGTATAAAaaaaggtctacccctctcatttggatatacatgagacaagagaacacacacacacatcaattcaatcaatcaagcattcaaattcaagatcttctttcaagcattggagttgacattcatgttatatactattgaagacttcatgaaaccctaattttgtgtgGAGATAAACAAAATGTCACAAGGAGGTATACAAGTTATGATTCAGTCATtgttcaacatctccctcaaaaggataaCATTTTCATTACTgtaattcaatcatatttcatttctattttatggttaattccaaaactagggtttgacctaagacaaacccctattcccaacctatttcccttctctactatgtgcagAAACAAATACAGAGTTGACatcttcaaaattggctttatttacaatgACAAACAAATCCCCCATTGGAGGGCAAAAAGTGCGGAGGACTAGGGCGATCATTGCCACAGTCCCGACgaatcaagagctccttctaggaacataCCCAAATACATTTGACATTCCTCATATCCAAGTTTGTAGCTCGATCCAACAATTGTAGCTCActgttcatgcatttttacatcaattctagcACATTGACCTTAATTTCGGCATTTTTACAActcaacttaaaagagggcaatccaatcaaatccaataaaattattagaccttatccttgctaATCTATGGCTAGATCCATTGGGTTTACCCCTTTTTAATGTATTgatccctaagtaaaaattagtggttttcatccttcatgtgttggaaaccctaatttttcaccattacaacatGATGTGTGAATTCTTCCACTTGTCACCATGCTTCGAGTAATGATAATGTCATGTTGTGTATTGTCTTTGTCACAACACTTTGTGACATATTAAAATGCAATGTGACATGTAAATGTTGTATCTCAAATGGGAAAATTTTGTTAAtctattttttttcaattaatgtcTTTAGCTATGCATAGTGCattacaaagattattacaatataGGCAAAAGTTGTAAAAGAGGAGTATGTCTTTTCATTTGCTTATAGACTTAGAATTAAGTTAATATATAGCTTTGCAAAACATGAAAGTGGAAATTTATTATTAATAGTAAAATAGGATTCTAGggatgaaaaaaataaataaataaataaaagtgggTCCCGACCTTGTGCTTCTTGGACACTGAAGTAGACAACTAGATAAGaacttaaaaattagaaaaaaagaaattgcttaaaAGTTATTTAATTTGGGTATCCCTACATTTTGATGTCATGACTTGTAGATCATGACTCAAAATTTGAAGTTTCTAATATCATTAAAAAGTTTAGATATGAACAAATCAATCTAGATTGGACCATATCATAAGCAAGTCTAACAATCACATCACCAAATTGTGCTTATAAGCCTTCAAAAATGCAAGATACGAGACCATAGCAAATATATATGAAAGACTAAATTTTCAAAGAATTGGCCAAAACTTCCACTTGGAGTGTTTTATTGATTACTCAAATGAACATATGCTATTATTTTTTACCTTAGCCAAAAACAAATGTTTATAGAAGTTGTACTAATGTGATTGCcctacaagacaaatctaatgacgACCATGACTCAAGGCTCaactatttttttgaaaaatctcaTAAGCCAAAGTAAAAATCTACAATTACAATGTATATTGTTGTTATGTTGCTCAAGGGTACAAAAACAaacccaaaaatccaaaaaataaaaataaaaataaaaataaatcccaATTAAACTCAATGCAGATGGAAAACCCTAAATTCTCCCGAGATAGAAAGTTTTCTATTTCAACACTATGGTTTTAGCTGGAATGGCAATAGTCAATTCTTAATTGAAATGCAATTGATTTTTCTCACGTTTGTCTATGCATTGTGCTACAAAATTGTTGAATAATTTGAATCTCTAATAGCTCTTGCCATGAAATTCACTATATTTCATGAACAAAATATCAATAATACTTCACAAATCAATACAATGCACAAATTGAATAGCAATAATACTTCACAAATAAGAGCATaacaaagaaaatccatgcaatatATGAACGATACAATGTTGTATATCAAATTGAGGCTCTTTAAGAGGTACAACCTTCATCAATACAATTAGAACAAAATTTATAGTATAGTTCAAATAATAAGTAGTATAACTGCACTAGGTGACCCCATAATCATTATTACCCAACTCCTAACCAATCGATTGTAAAAATGATCACACCACTAGTCAGGCACCCCCTAATCCAATACACTTGATACACTGGGGTGTAACATAGACATGAAGGTGCCTAGAATTGAGAGTCAAACTAAGGTCACCGAACTAAGGTGTCATGTAACTGTATCATGGCCCCATCAACTTAGATTCAACAAAGTGGAGAGGAAAGTTTCCACAAATAGAAGCAAAGGATTCATTTGTAATACTCTTGAGCACATCAAAATAACCATGAGACACAAAGATAGGCATTGAACTTATGTCAATGCATGTGCACACCATGTTACCATATTTAAAACAATTGATATAATGATGATCCAAGTTCAAGCACCTTTAGGCATGGTTCTAAACCAAATAATATTGTTAAGTTTCATGTTGGATACCCTAATGCATTAAATCTTAACTTAGTTGCCGAGGAAAGTGTCAGTGTTTGTTCAGTTTACCAAGAAAATAGCACTAAGTGCAGCATATGTATTATCCTTGTCAAAGTAAAAATGGCAAGGTAATACAGTCCAATGTAGAATGCCTACAATGGTAACTTTGGCTGGCTGATGAGACCAACTGGACAGCTATGATACCATCAACAAGTGTGGACAGCATTTTGTACTGTCAAGAAGTCTCAAGGAGATTGATCTTCTAAAGGTTATTATTTTGAATAAATATCCATGCATTCAATACTCCCATTGTACCCCATGACATGAATCTCACTCAAGTCAGTGGGTTTTGGTACACGGAGTCCAGAGTAATTCTAGTAACTGCTACAAGGAGAAGACACCATACTTGGAACTTCCAAATATTCTAGCAGGATACTATGAGGTTGTCATGGCAAAGCAGAATAGAGACAAATATGCGAAGTTCCCCAGCATTCCTATTCAGGAATttgtgaaatttttaattttattagctTACAAGAAGGAAAGAAGAGCTTGTACAAGAAGGAAACCCTTTTGTCTAGGATATTCTAGTGAGCCTCTGCAGAGGTTACATGGGTGAATTCCCCTTTTTATGGCTATTGGTTACAATGTACAGCCACACATGCCCATGATATGAATTCCCCTTTGTTATGGCTACTGTGTTCATAACATTGGAGCCAATTTTGTATTTGGTGGAGGACGAACAAGGGATCGGGTGTAAGCAACAGGTAATGTCATGAACTTTTTCACTTTCCCAACATATGCCCGCTTTGTGAAGTTATCATAGTCATTAGCTTCAATTGCATCTAATATCTGGCGATAAAGGATCAAGGAAGCCCATACCTGCCAGCACACAAATAGAGTACTTATTTTGCCCAAcaaatcaaagcaaacatataggATAAGCCATATGAAACTCCATTCCAGTTACTCAATCTATAAAAACACTTACATACCGGCCATCTACTTGCTTTATCAAGTTCAATGACACCTTTTTCTGCATCATCAAAAAACATTCTTGCCCTTCTGATCTGATCTTTCATAAATGACCTCCATTTGTTAGTGACCTTCCCAGAAAATATATCTTCATCAGATAGTCCACTTTGTGCAAGCTCATCTTGAGGTAGGTATATCCGGCCACGACGAGCACTGTACAACAAGATGAGCATATATGTTGATTCAGTCAAACAAAGCCTATTAAAAAGATGATCTAATAGAACTTCTATCTGGTTTACAACAAAGAGAGTATTCTTACTCTTCTCCAACATCACGCAATATGTTGGTAAGTTGATTTGCAATTCCTAAAGCTAATGCAGAATTATATACACTTTCAGTTGTTGCTTGTGATTCCGGTGCAATACCCATTATAGGAACACTCATCAATCCAACTGTCCCCGCAACATAATAGCAGTAAAGATAGAGTTCATCAAAATTCTTGTAACGAGATTTTGTCAGATCCATTCTCATCCCGTCAATCATATCTTTAAATGGCTGAATTAGACAGAAATCAATGAAATCCAATCAGCCTTCTCATCAACCAGCAATAACCAGCAAAGAAATGCAAAAGATAGATCAGAATAAACATTCCAAATTGGGTCATCCCATAGAACTGCCATTTAAGAACAATAAAGAACACATTGCAAGATAAACAATGCCCAAGGATGCCAGCAGAGCCAGATTTCAGTATTTCACTGAACTCAAGGCAAGTTTTTGACCTTGAAGTCTGCATCTAATGTACTTCGATACAAGTCACTAAGAAACACTTCAGAATACCACAAGAAATTCCAAGTCACATTAATATGGGTTCCATATAGGCTATGTAATAACCTGGATGTCAACAGGATATCTCGCAACTGTATCTGCTAAAGCTGCATCAAGCATGTCATATGGATTACCATTAAAAAGATCCTGTAGCCTTTGTTCCCATCGATCAAGTGCCTTTGGAGTGATGTGTGAAGCATTAGGGCCATCTACGAGTTCATCAGTCCTTCTGCACCATACTGCATATAAAAGTTGCATGTTAGATTAGGACAGAAACCATTATAGACTTAATAAGTATCAGAAGAAATTAGAACgcacctaaaaaacaaaaaaaagtagtCCTGGAATGATAGAAGTGCGTGTTAGATTAGGATACAAAACATTATAGACTTACAAGTATCAGAAGATGTTAGAACTAGAAGACACCTTAGAAACAAAAAAGTAGTCCTCAAATAATACAAGTGAATATTGATATGATTTGCATAGTATAGCAACCATACAGCCCGAGAAGGGTTATCAAAATGAATGATGAGTGCGATACAGACATGAAAAGTAGAACCCCTAAGTCTGAGGGTTTAAAGATCAAAATCATTGATAAGCTTTTACAAAGCCAATAATCTAAAAAGAGATACATCGGACGTACATCCACATGAATGTGAAAATGATTACTGAAGGGCCTGCTGCAGGTTTATGATAACCTTCAGTAATCATTTTCACAATATCTGTTACAATATGAATGTTCTTTTTTTGTTGTTCAATGAGCTGCCTCATGTAATCAACAGTGACATAGATGACAAGGTTGTCTGTTTTTCTTATATTGTCTTAGGAAGTGTATTGAACATTGAATACATTTGAAGTTTCTCGTTCTTTCTCCCGTTGAAGTTGTTTAATCCTTTTCCGTCATTCATTGTCTTTTTCCTTCCTCCAACTTCATGGAAATTTTCTCATGAGATTTTTCTCAGCAACACCACTATTTGTTTTACATTTCCTTGCTAAAGAATACCATCTCTCGAAAGTGCCAGTTATATTCTATCTTGATAGTTTTGGTAACTACTACTTTTGGACTAGCAGTGGATTTTTTTTTAAACCCTTATCCAGCAACTCGTCTTTGCTAAATTCTAAGCCATGTGAATATGTTGTAGCACACTACGGAGAGAATTTTCATGTCTACTAATTTTTACTATTGTAGTTTCTATTTTGTTTCTTGTTAACATTCCTTTCACTGTCCCGATGTGGCTATTTGTGAATATTAATTTCATCTTTCCTTCTGTTCTCCCGAATTGGAAGTTCAATATTCACATGTTTCTCAAAGAAACAATGACTGTCAGGCAGTCAATGTTATGCAGTGGGCATTGCTCAATGCGATTAACTGCAtcctttttcttgttgaatttgttacaatactaggatcacaagaagatgaccatgcacaataatcatagggtgtgctcgattaaccacgggcaatgattcacatcattgttgccctcccaaccatagacgatatacTGTTATCGTCTCCCCCGAGCATGGAAATTAtatctctaatatatatatattaaatatgaacAGCAAGATGCTGTTACAATGATCAAGTACAAAGACCAATGTGaattgcttcactccttgaagcttaTAGATGGATCCAGTCACTTTAGACTAAAGGGGATGCAAACTGAACTGCTGTAGGATGTACCACCAATGCTTTCCTCTGCAAATCAAATCTGCTATGTGTTAAGGACAATCCACTGTAGACAAATCACGGACTGAGATGAATGTGCACAGCTGAAGATGAATACACACGAATTGCTTGCATACAGCACGATAGTGCTGTAGATGATATTAGATCGCTGGAGTAATTCACTGTAGATATAGTTTGATCAGCAAGTATGTTATATGTATTTTGATCTGCTACAATTTGATCCACACTGCCCACACATTCCAGATTGCAGTGTATATAATTCGATCTGCCCACACATATCCAGATCGCAGTGTATATGATTTGATTTGCCCACACATATGTTGCTTCCTTCTTAGAGAGAAAAAGATGTTCTTATGTATCCATCCGTGGGTCATCTAAACAACATGACTCCTTGACCAAGTCAGGTGTGCCTCTCCAAACGTGCCTTTCCCAAAGGTGGCGGGTCAAGGGATAACCGATTCTCATTAACCGATTATACAATGTATTATTGTTAACAAATTCATATAACATAAATACAATTCCTTTTAATAGGCAAGATAACTTATAAATCGTTATATATAAATGTGTAAGGCcaaaggccattcacacatttgtaatttgctatgtcggcctgaaggatccgaccatagctattatttcaacactccctcttagctagggaggaatccttcttgaaAACATAGTCACATTTCCTCATCGTGATGACTATACTCATGTGAGTAAAGGAAGCTAATCACCTCATCATGATAGCATATCACCTCATCATGATGTTTGACCACAATCGCTACACCCATATGTGGAAGGGAAGAATATCACCTCTctgtgatatcaaccatcatggcttctCCATGGATGGTGTaagaatagatatcacctcaccgtgatatcaaccatcatggcttatccatagatatcacctcacgtgatatccaccattatggcttaaaTAAAGCTATCTCCTcacgtaatatccaccattatggcttatccatagatatcacctca
The nucleotide sequence above comes from Cryptomeria japonica chromosome 11, Sugi_1.0, whole genome shotgun sequence. Encoded proteins:
- the LOC131051784 gene encoding phytoene synthase 2, chloroplastic is translated as MAVALVWVAAGSQELCCSERFQHYNHGGYVVSRIAGAKVMTKLVSQAKFKNNRVRLSVKAALDVSSTNLASESVNGTTRFPDLAGLVTDGSGRPMLSSEKKVYDVVLKQAALVKKGEKSRLLDVKPDLVPAGTLQILNEAYERCREVCAEYAKTFYLGTLLMTPERQRAIWAIYVWCRRTDELVDGPNASHITPKALDRWEQRLQDLFNGNPYDMLDAALADTVARYPVDIQPFKDMIDGMRMDLTKSRYKNFDELYLYCYYVAGTVGLMSVPIMGIAPESQATTESVYNSALALGIANQLTNILRDVGEDARRGRIYLPQDELAQSGLSDEDIFSGKVTNKWRSFMKDQIRRARMFFDDAEKGVIELDKASRWPVWASLILYRQILDAIEANDYDNFTKRAYVGKVKKFMTLPVAYTRSLVRPPPNTKLAPML